A single region of the Actinoplanes sp. SE50/110 genome encodes:
- a CDS encoding helix-turn-helix transcriptional regulator, which produces MTLDRRAELGDFLRSRRARLDPGELGLASHGQRRVPGLRREELARLAGVSVDHYVRLEQGRTLHFSESVLDAVARALGLDPVERAHLYRLARPFPAGGGAGGQRVRPGLLRLLHAVGDVPAYVIGRNADVLAWNPMASALLTDFGAVDPRVRNMARLVVLDEGIRRLYADWPAKVRDVAGYLRLDAARHPGDPRTRALVDELGAASREFRAAWAEHGLKDKTHGAYVYLHPVVGRLELGFEALRLPDDPGQALVAHTVEAGSPSETALRLLAAWAAPAVPATR; this is translated from the coding sequence ATGACCCTGGACCGGCGGGCCGAGCTCGGTGACTTCCTGCGTTCCCGGCGGGCCCGGCTCGACCCGGGCGAGCTGGGCCTGGCCAGTCACGGGCAGCGGCGGGTGCCGGGGTTGCGGCGCGAGGAGCTGGCGCGGCTGGCCGGGGTCAGCGTCGACCACTATGTGCGGCTGGAGCAGGGGCGCACCCTGCACTTCTCCGAGTCGGTGCTGGACGCGGTGGCCCGGGCGTTGGGCCTCGACCCGGTCGAGCGGGCGCATCTGTACCGGTTGGCCCGCCCGTTCCCGGCGGGCGGCGGCGCGGGCGGGCAGCGGGTGCGGCCCGGCCTGCTGCGGCTGCTGCACGCGGTCGGCGACGTGCCGGCCTACGTGATCGGGCGCAACGCCGACGTGCTCGCCTGGAACCCGATGGCCTCCGCGCTGCTCACCGACTTCGGCGCGGTGGACCCGCGGGTGCGGAACATGGCCCGGCTGGTGGTGCTCGACGAGGGGATCCGCCGGCTCTACGCGGACTGGCCGGCGAAGGTGCGGGATGTCGCCGGCTATCTACGGCTCGACGCGGCACGGCACCCGGGCGACCCGCGTACCCGGGCGCTGGTCGACGAGTTGGGTGCGGCGAGCCGTGAGTTCCGGGCGGCCTGGGCGGAGCACGGTCTGAAGGACAAGACCCATGGGGCGTACGTCTACCTCCACCCCGTCGTGGGCCGCCTGGAGCTGGGTTTCGAGGCGTTGCGCCTGCCGGACGACCCGGGTCAGGCGCTGGTCGCGCACACGGTCGAGGCGGGTTCGCCGTCGGAGACCGCGCTGCGCCTGCTCGCGGCCTGGGCGGCGCCGGCCGTTCCGGCGACGAGGTGA
- a CDS encoding alpha/beta hydrolase — translation MTATLDSQRYCPPPPVTHGDRIAWWDVTVAEVPGYRPLTLDLFRPTAVGHPLPLIVWIHGGGWLFGGNKDAAHGRIADRILAAGFAVARVTYRLSAEARFPAQLHDVKAAVRWLRRNAAGLGLDPSRFGVWGESAGGHLAALIALTGDDPDPALTGRSGVPGVSDAVQSAVLWYAPSNLLSMAAQNHPEGRPDHDAPGSPESRLVGGPVQELPAESAAASPVTYVTGDAPPMLLLHGADDRTVPAGQSEELHDRLAALSAPVCLRLIPGAGHRFTGVDLDPLISGSLQHFTATLS, via the coding sequence GTGACCGCAACCCTGGATTCGCAGCGCTACTGCCCGCCTCCTCCCGTGACCCACGGTGACCGCATCGCGTGGTGGGACGTGACGGTCGCCGAGGTGCCCGGCTACCGCCCACTCACCCTGGACCTGTTCCGCCCCACCGCCGTCGGCCACCCGCTCCCGCTGATCGTCTGGATCCACGGTGGTGGCTGGCTGTTCGGCGGCAACAAGGACGCCGCGCACGGGCGGATCGCCGACCGAATCCTGGCGGCCGGTTTCGCGGTCGCCCGGGTCACCTACCGCCTCAGCGCCGAGGCGCGGTTCCCGGCCCAGCTGCACGACGTCAAGGCGGCCGTCCGCTGGTTGCGCCGCAACGCCGCCGGGCTCGGCCTGGACCCGTCCCGGTTCGGCGTCTGGGGCGAGTCGGCCGGCGGCCACCTGGCCGCGCTCATCGCGCTGACCGGCGACGACCCGGACCCGGCGCTGACCGGCCGCAGCGGCGTGCCGGGCGTCTCCGACGCGGTGCAGTCCGCGGTGCTCTGGTACGCGCCGAGCAACCTGCTCAGCATGGCGGCGCAGAACCATCCGGAGGGCCGGCCGGACCACGACGCGCCCGGCTCGCCGGAGAGCCGGCTGGTCGGCGGCCCGGTGCAGGAGCTGCCGGCCGAGTCGGCGGCGGCCAGCCCGGTCACCTACGTCACCGGGGACGCGCCACCGATGCTGCTGCTGCACGGGGCCGACGACCGGACGGTGCCGGCCGGGCAGAGCGAGGAGCTGCACGACCGACTGGCCGCCCTGTCCGCGCCGGTCTGCCTGCGGCTGATCCCGGGCGCCGGCCACCGCTTCACCGGGGTGGACCTGGATCCCCTGATCAGCGGCTCGCTGCAGCACTTCACGGCCACGCTCTCGTAA
- a CDS encoding SGNH/GDSL hydrolase family protein has protein sequence MRYVAIGDSFTEGMGDTQPDGSERGWADLVAAGLAAGLGEPIRYANLAIRGRLLQPIVTDQLDAALALDPKPTLLSLNGGGNDMMRPGSDMTTLVAMTENAIRRCLDNGIHVLLLSGADPSHHLPFGASMRRKAEALTAAVAPFAGRFENLTFVDMFHDREIQKPGYWSADRLHLNANGHRRVAGAVLTALGHPTPAHVIDPGQGARGGLLAEARYYREHVLPWIQRRLRGQSSGDDRTGKYTDWISVPAIQPA, from the coding sequence ATGCGGTACGTCGCGATCGGGGACAGCTTCACCGAGGGCATGGGCGACACCCAGCCGGACGGCAGCGAACGGGGGTGGGCCGACCTGGTCGCCGCCGGCCTCGCCGCCGGGCTCGGCGAGCCGATCCGGTACGCGAACCTGGCCATCCGCGGCCGCCTCCTGCAGCCGATCGTCACCGACCAGCTGGACGCCGCGCTCGCCCTCGATCCGAAACCGACCCTGCTGTCGCTCAACGGTGGCGGCAACGACATGATGCGTCCCGGCAGTGACATGACCACCCTGGTCGCGATGACCGAGAACGCGATCCGCCGCTGCCTCGACAACGGCATCCACGTCCTGCTGCTCTCCGGCGCCGACCCGTCCCACCACCTGCCGTTCGGCGCCTCGATGCGCCGCAAGGCCGAGGCGCTGACCGCCGCCGTCGCGCCGTTCGCCGGCCGCTTCGAGAACCTCACCTTCGTCGACATGTTCCACGACCGGGAGATCCAGAAGCCCGGCTACTGGTCCGCCGACCGCCTCCACCTCAACGCCAACGGCCACCGCCGGGTAGCCGGCGCCGTCCTCACCGCCCTCGGCCACCCCACCCCGGCCCACGTCATCGATCCCGGCCAGGGCGCTCGCGGCGGCCTGCTCGCCGAGGCCCGCTACTACCGCGAACACGTCCTTCCGTGGATCCAGCGCCGCCTGCGCGGCCAGTCCTCCGGCGACGACCGCACCGGCAAGTACACCGACTGGATCTCGGTCCCCGCCATCCAGCCCGCCTGA
- the purU gene encoding formyltetrahydrofolate deformylase, with the protein MTLTQHAPSVRTQPGPTDNQAVLIVHGRDRTGIVAAISAVLGKHDANIVSLDQYSDNPHGGAFFQRTVFALDHLKARLPQVEADLQAKLAEGFDLEYTLRDLSVPKRVAIFASKDDHCLLDLLWRHRRGELPITVSMVISNHADTANEVRFFGVPFFHVPSAGPDKSAAEAQHLQLLQGNVDFIVLARYMQILSGTFIERVGVPIINIHHSFLPSFIGAGPYAKAKQRGVKLVGATAHYVTEDLDEGPIIEQDVIRVSHADTVADLQRRGADVERAVLSRAVRWHSEDRVIRHENHTIVFA; encoded by the coding sequence GTGACGCTCACCCAGCATGCTCCCTCGGTCCGCACACAGCCCGGGCCGACCGACAACCAGGCCGTGCTGATCGTCCACGGCCGGGACCGCACCGGAATCGTCGCCGCGATCAGCGCGGTCCTCGGCAAGCACGACGCCAACATCGTGTCCCTGGACCAGTATTCCGACAATCCGCACGGGGGCGCCTTCTTCCAGCGCACCGTCTTCGCCCTGGACCATCTGAAGGCCCGGCTCCCCCAGGTCGAGGCCGACCTGCAGGCGAAACTCGCCGAGGGTTTCGACCTGGAGTACACACTGCGCGACCTGTCCGTCCCGAAACGCGTCGCGATCTTCGCCTCGAAGGATGACCACTGCCTGCTCGACCTGCTCTGGCGACACCGCCGCGGCGAGCTCCCGATCACCGTGTCGATGGTCATCTCGAACCACGCCGACACCGCCAACGAGGTCCGCTTCTTCGGCGTCCCGTTCTTCCACGTGCCGTCCGCCGGCCCGGACAAATCCGCGGCCGAGGCCCAGCACCTGCAGCTCCTGCAGGGCAACGTCGACTTCATCGTGCTGGCCCGCTACATGCAGATCCTGTCCGGGACCTTCATCGAGCGCGTCGGCGTCCCGATCATCAACATCCACCACAGCTTCCTGCCGTCCTTCATCGGCGCCGGCCCCTACGCCAAGGCCAAGCAGCGCGGCGTGAAGCTGGTCGGGGCGACCGCCCACTACGTCACCGAGGATCTGGACGAGGGGCCGATCATCGAGCAGGACGTGATCCGGGTCTCGCACGCCGACACGGTGGCCGATCTGCAGCGCCGGGGCGCGGATGTGGAGCGGGCGGTGCTCTCCCGGGCGGTCCGGTGGCACAGTGAGGACCGGGTCATCCGGCACGAGAACCACACGATCGTCTTCGCTTAG
- a CDS encoding DUF3349 domain-containing protein, translated as MNEQRSNFVTRALGWLRAGYPEGVPRRDYVVLLGLLRRKLSEDEVRRIAQELAAQAQPGDGPITGADIEEMISQTMLQEATPADVVRVSAHLAAGGWPLADPPPAD; from the coding sequence GTGAACGAGCAACGGTCGAACTTCGTCACCCGCGCCCTCGGGTGGCTGCGCGCCGGCTATCCGGAGGGTGTGCCACGCCGGGACTACGTGGTGCTGCTGGGGCTGCTGCGCCGCAAGCTCTCCGAGGACGAGGTCCGCAGAATCGCCCAGGAGCTGGCCGCGCAGGCACAACCCGGGGACGGGCCGATCACCGGCGCCGACATCGAGGAGATGATCAGCCAGACGATGCTGCAGGAGGCCACCCCGGCCGACGTCGTCCGGGTGTCGGCGCACCTCGCGGCCGGCGGCTGGCCGCTGGCGGATCCCCCACCGGCCGACTGA
- a CDS encoding inorganic phosphate transporter has protein sequence MTQTTVVLILVVITALGFDFTNGFHDTANAMATSIATGALRPRVAVLLSAVLNLVGAFLSVQVALTVTNAVVRIQNSDGTPKADLLADGGQALLLIVLAGLVGGIVWNLLTWLLGLPSSSSHALFGGLIGAAVAGLGWSGVKWTGDGTKLDGVLGKVILPAIMSPVIAGAVAAVGTWIIYRITVGVAQRFTENGFRWGQIGSASLVSLAHGTNDAQKTMGVITLALIASGEWTDTGNIPLWVKVACALAIALGTYLGGWRVIRTLGKGLVEITSPQGMAAETASAAVILSSSHLGFALSTTHVATGSILGSGVGKPGARVRWAVAGRMVAAWSITLPAAALVGAVMWWLGDLVGGLGGALLIFAVLVALSVFMYLRSRREPVDQHNVNDEWDTPAARPRETAGAAS, from the coding sequence GTGACCCAGACAACCGTGGTCCTCATCCTCGTGGTCATCACCGCCCTCGGATTCGACTTCACCAACGGCTTCCACGACACGGCCAACGCGATGGCGACCTCGATCGCCACCGGCGCGCTGCGTCCCAGGGTGGCTGTGCTCCTGTCCGCCGTGCTCAACCTGGTCGGCGCGTTCCTCTCGGTGCAGGTCGCGCTCACCGTCACCAACGCGGTGGTCAGAATCCAGAACAGCGACGGCACCCCGAAGGCGGATCTGCTCGCCGACGGCGGCCAGGCCCTGCTGCTGATCGTGCTGGCCGGCCTGGTCGGCGGCATCGTGTGGAATCTGCTGACCTGGCTGCTCGGCCTGCCGTCCAGCTCGTCGCACGCGCTCTTCGGCGGCCTGATCGGCGCCGCGGTGGCCGGCCTCGGCTGGAGCGGGGTCAAGTGGACCGGCGACGGCACCAAACTGGACGGCGTGCTCGGCAAGGTGATCCTGCCGGCGATCATGTCCCCGGTGATCGCCGGTGCGGTCGCCGCGGTGGGCACCTGGATCATCTACCGGATCACCGTCGGGGTGGCGCAGCGCTTCACCGAGAACGGCTTCCGCTGGGGCCAGATCGGTTCGGCCTCACTGGTCTCGCTCGCGCACGGCACCAACGACGCGCAGAAGACGATGGGGGTCATCACGCTCGCCCTGATCGCCTCCGGCGAGTGGACCGACACCGGGAACATCCCGCTCTGGGTCAAGGTCGCGTGTGCGCTGGCCATCGCCCTCGGCACCTACCTGGGCGGCTGGCGGGTCATCCGGACCCTCGGCAAGGGGCTGGTCGAGATCACCTCGCCGCAGGGCATGGCGGCCGAGACCGCCTCGGCCGCGGTGATCCTCTCCTCCAGCCATCTCGGGTTCGCGCTGTCCACCACGCACGTGGCGACCGGCTCGATCCTGGGCTCCGGGGTCGGCAAGCCGGGCGCGCGGGTGCGCTGGGCGGTGGCCGGCCGGATGGTGGCCGCCTGGTCGATCACGCTGCCCGCGGCGGCCCTGGTCGGCGCGGTCATGTGGTGGCTCGGCGACCTGGTCGGCGGCCTCGGCGGCGCGCTGCTGATCTTCGCGGTCCTGGTCGCACTCTCCGTGTTCATGTATCTCCGGTCGCGCCGCGAACCGGTCGACCAGCACAACGTCAACGACGAGTGGGACACCCCGGCCGCCCGGCCGCGGGAGACCGCCGGCGCGGCGAGCTGA
- a CDS encoding low temperature requirement protein A, translating to MDNSGTTDQARLNREDEEERDLVRPPDVNRAANRSATRLELFFDLAFVLFVGRCADLLAEHQTLSGGFRFVAVLVAGWWAWASTTLYANRFDTDDAIFRLLTLTGMAGVIAMAAAAEQAIGAHARWFAAGYVLLRLMLVLGYLRVWWNLPDARAGIRPYLWGHAAGAACWAVSLAVPGPARYALWAAGVLVDLLGPTLATRVPDAPPLHMEHLPDRFGLFVILVLGESVAAAVVGLHDGRWAAPVVVAAACGFLAAAALWWSYFDLSGGAAKRRLVQEGGERTRRGVHDFYVYAHLPVAISLAAVAVGLEHAIRHGADDHLPAGTRAVLGAGLAGYLLSAAVIQAVLSGRRRAALLWPGLGVPLVLILTLLPGLSPVALLASCAAVLVGGVITGVLQHRAGVIRVAKV from the coding sequence GTGGACAACAGCGGCACGACCGACCAGGCCAGGCTGAACCGTGAGGACGAGGAGGAACGCGACCTCGTTCGCCCGCCGGACGTCAACCGTGCCGCGAACCGCTCGGCCACCCGCCTCGAACTCTTCTTCGACCTGGCCTTCGTGCTGTTCGTCGGCCGCTGCGCCGACCTGCTCGCCGAGCACCAGACCCTCAGTGGCGGATTCCGGTTCGTGGCCGTCCTGGTGGCCGGCTGGTGGGCCTGGGCCAGCACCACGCTGTACGCCAACCGGTTCGACACCGACGACGCGATCTTCCGGCTGCTCACCCTGACCGGGATGGCCGGCGTGATCGCCATGGCGGCCGCCGCCGAACAGGCGATCGGCGCCCACGCCCGCTGGTTCGCCGCCGGCTACGTGCTGCTGCGCCTCATGCTGGTGCTCGGCTACCTGCGGGTCTGGTGGAATCTGCCGGACGCCCGGGCCGGGATCCGGCCGTACCTGTGGGGTCACGCCGCGGGCGCCGCCTGCTGGGCGGTGTCACTGGCCGTGCCCGGCCCGGCGCGCTACGCCCTGTGGGCCGCCGGCGTCCTGGTCGACCTGCTCGGCCCCACCCTGGCCACCCGGGTGCCGGACGCGCCTCCGCTGCACATGGAACACCTGCCCGACCGCTTCGGGCTCTTCGTCATCCTGGTGCTCGGCGAGTCGGTGGCCGCCGCCGTGGTCGGCCTGCACGACGGCCGGTGGGCCGCCCCAGTGGTGGTCGCCGCCGCCTGCGGGTTCCTCGCCGCGGCCGCGCTCTGGTGGTCGTACTTCGACCTCTCCGGCGGCGCCGCGAAACGCCGCCTCGTCCAGGAGGGCGGCGAACGCACCCGGCGCGGGGTGCACGACTTCTACGTCTACGCCCACCTGCCGGTCGCGATCAGCCTGGCGGCCGTCGCGGTCGGGCTGGAACACGCCATCCGGCACGGCGCCGACGACCACCTGCCGGCCGGCACCCGGGCGGTGCTCGGCGCCGGACTGGCCGGATACCTGCTCAGCGCCGCGGTGATCCAGGCCGTCCTCTCCGGCCGGCGCCGGGCCGCCCTGCTCTGGCCCGGCCTCGGTGTGCCGTTGGTGCTGATCCTCACCCTGCTGCCCGGGCTGTCCCCGGTCGCGCTGCTGGCGTCCTGCGCGGCCGTCCTGGTGGGTGGAGTGATCACCGGGGTGCTCCAGCACCGGGCCGGGGTGATCCGGGTCGCCAAGGTCTGA
- a CDS encoding DivIVA domain-containing protein: protein MPLTPADIHNVAFKKPPIGKRGYDEEEVDAFLDEVEQELIRLLEENNALRNQAQRGGGNPAATMVITNEFADLQAQLERLQEARARAEQNARNVQSQLERARSAAPSGAMPTIGDDDRNARVLMMAQRTADEHMRDAQRESESVMEGARAKAEQLTAEAQMKAGTIESDARRNHAEAMDSLVEKRAALVEEIDKLGQLASGYQQALTNHVTQQLMDLTSGPDAAE, encoded by the coding sequence ATGCCGCTCACCCCAGCTGATATCCACAACGTGGCCTTCAAGAAGCCGCCGATCGGCAAGCGGGGTTACGACGAGGAAGAGGTCGACGCGTTCCTGGACGAGGTCGAGCAGGAGCTGATCCGCCTGCTCGAGGAGAACAACGCGCTGCGCAACCAGGCCCAGCGCGGCGGCGGCAACCCGGCCGCCACCATGGTCATCACCAACGAGTTCGCCGACCTGCAGGCCCAACTGGAGCGGCTGCAGGAGGCCCGGGCCCGGGCCGAGCAGAACGCCCGCAACGTGCAGTCGCAGCTCGAGCGCGCCCGCAGCGCCGCCCCGTCCGGCGCGATGCCGACCATCGGCGACGACGACCGCAACGCCCGGGTGCTGATGATGGCCCAGCGCACCGCCGACGAGCACATGCGTGACGCGCAGCGCGAGTCCGAGTCGGTGATGGAGGGTGCCCGTGCCAAGGCCGAGCAGCTCACCGCCGAGGCGCAGATGAAGGCCGGCACCATCGAGAGCGACGCCCGACGCAACCACGCCGAGGCGATGGACAGCCTCGTGGAGAAGCGGGCCGCCCTGGTCGAGGAGATCGACAAGCTGGGCCAGCTCGCCTCCGGCTACCAACAGGCGCTGACCAACCACGTCACCCAGCAGCTCATGGACCTGACGAGCGGCCCGGACGCCGCCGAGTAA
- a CDS encoding YbaB/EbfC family nucleoid-associated protein: MGDNSYGGAAGGSYGGGPAGGSYSGPSVGGSYSAPPAGGSYGGPSVGGSYSAPPAGGSYGGPSVGGSYSAPPAVGEAADGRVWLELGGDGRIAELYLDPRVVHLPLGELRDALVTAFTMAQDAVRDRAEAATARYAETVVPDRLKAALAEASDTAERRFAEVSVALYDLSRRADRPW, encoded by the coding sequence ATGGGCGACAACTCGTACGGCGGAGCGGCGGGCGGCTCGTACGGCGGGGGGCCCGCGGGCGGTTCGTACAGCGGGCCTTCGGTGGGCGGCTCGTACAGCGCGCCTCCGGCGGGGGGCTCGTACGGCGGGCCTTCGGTGGGCGGCTCGTACAGCGCGCCTCCGGCGGGGGGCTCGTACGGCGGGCCTTCGGTGGGCGGCTCGTACAGCGCGCCTCCGGCGGTCGGCGAAGCGGCTGACGGCCGGGTCTGGCTCGAACTCGGCGGCGACGGCCGGATCGCCGAGCTGTACCTCGACCCGCGGGTCGTCCACCTGCCGCTCGGTGAACTGCGCGACGCGCTGGTCACCGCGTTCACCATGGCCCAGGACGCGGTGCGGGACCGGGCCGAGGCGGCCACCGCCCGGTACGCCGAGACGGTCGTCCCGGACCGGCTGAAGGCCGCGCTGGCCGAGGCGTCGGACACCGCGGAACGCCGGTTCGCCGAAGTCTCCGTCGCCTTGTACGACCTGAGCCGGCGGGCGGACCGGCCGTGGTGA
- a CDS encoding PE domain-containing protein — protein sequence MTGRLRLDPDRVADAGRDLAAIAGRIADDVTSLEAAVGGAHPWGADETSSVFALAYRAVAETALDAMASYAEQVGYAAAALVMQARSVAAADAEAASSLYAVSGLPGATPPVPGADPTTPTPAPAPNAPGGVTGENTGGSSAHPAPAPAPAPAPGVLTPAPGTVSSPGPAPSATGLTAPYSSGPTSAPASSGAGPAAARSGV from the coding sequence GTGACCGGACGGCTCCGGCTCGACCCGGACCGGGTCGCCGACGCGGGGCGCGACCTGGCCGCGATCGCCGGCCGGATCGCCGACGACGTGACCTCCCTCGAAGCGGCGGTCGGCGGCGCGCACCCGTGGGGCGCCGACGAGACGTCAAGCGTGTTCGCGCTCGCCTACCGGGCGGTGGCGGAGACGGCGTTGGACGCCATGGCGTCCTACGCCGAACAGGTCGGCTACGCGGCGGCGGCGCTGGTCATGCAGGCGCGGTCGGTCGCGGCGGCGGACGCCGAGGCCGCCTCTTCGCTGTACGCGGTCAGCGGCCTGCCCGGGGCGACCCCGCCGGTGCCCGGCGCCGACCCGACCACCCCGACGCCGGCTCCGGCACCGAACGCGCCGGGCGGCGTCACCGGCGAAAACACCGGCGGGTCGTCGGCACACCCGGCTCCCGCCCCTGCCCCGGCCCCCGCCCCCGGCGTCCTCACCCCCGCGCCGGGCACTGTCTCATCGCCCGGCCCGGCCCCGTCCGCAACCGGGCTCACGGCACCGTACTCATCCGGCCCCACCTCCGCTCCGGCGTCGTCCGGGGCCGGACCCGCGGCTGCCAGGAGCGGGGTGTAA